The DNA segment TTTTGGGGATATCACAATAACTCAGGCAGCTCGCCGGGCGAAAGTAATTTGTGTACGGCCGGGTACCGCCTGCATTTAACGACGTTTCATAAGCGAAAACCGAAACACAAACCAAGCAGCGGCCCCGGTGGTACATAATAAAGTTGGTCTTGTTtgggtattttttgtttgcctttttggtGGACATTTTCAGTAAACGATATCGTGCGTGGTAATCTGGGGTAAAAAAGGGGTCTTTCTATCAAATATGAGAAATGAGAGGTGGCTTGAAGGTTCGCATACTTTCGACGCTTTGGAAAAGGGGCTTTGGAGAAAAAATTCTTGTGACCCTGGCGGGTTCGTTCGTGCTAGAAACGGATCTGAAATAGCCCATAATCGTTAGTCGCTGATAATGTGTGCCGAAAAAAAATAAGGCAAAAAATACTATAGCCAACAACTCTTAAGTGCAGCGTTTGTGCGCAGGTGGTGCACTACTCGCGGTGCTGCAAATGGTCAGCAgcaaatagcaacaaaaaaacaagaaagagaaacaaaaaacgcccTTCCTACTCCTTGGCCAGCGTTTCTGTAGCCCAGTAGCCCATGATTACACTAATTAAGGCAGTGTCGTGAGCTGAGATTAATCTAATCAGTGACAcgttttttccctctccctctcgGCTTTCGAAAACATATGTTTGCACCGGTTGTATATCTGTCTTTGCCCTACATCACGCGGCGTACGTCACCGGCGTGTTTCTTTCTGCAGGTGCATTGTTCGAAGCCGGTCCGGGGGTGGGAAGAGTCGTTCGAATGGTGCGATGCGAAGTGTGGTGATATTTGCAAAACCCTTCGTGCGCGGGTTACTTGGCACGGAAAATGTCGCCATTTTCGTACGTATTGTTTCGTAGCTCCCTGGTAAAGATGGTGAGGAGTGTAGGGGTcgaacggacggacggagGCACGATAACTCTAGCAATGCAGGTGGAAATAATAGCAAATCGGTCGGCAGGTTCCATTCAAGAACTGCCGAGCCGAAGAATTGTTCTACTATCGCTGATGAGCTCGTTTCGTCACACCAGCGCCATTAGTGTGTCGTTCAATTGCTGCCATGCCACCCTTTAGTGACATGAATGGATGGccagtatatatatatatatatatatatatatatatatatatatatatatatatatatatatatatatatatatatgtgtgtgtgtgtgtgtgtgtgtgtgtgtgtgtgtgtgtgtgtgtgtgtgtgtgtgtgtgtgtgtgtgtgtgtgtgtgtgtgtgtgtgtgtgtgtgtgtgtgtgtgtgtgtgtgtgtgtgtgtgtgtgtgtgtgtgtgtgtgtgtgtgtgtgtgtgtgtgtgtgtgtgtgtgtgtgtgtgtgtgtgtgtgtgtgtgtgtgtgtgtgtgtgtgtgtgtgtgtgtgtgtgtgtgtgtgtgtgtgtgtgtgtgtgtgtgtgtgtgtgtgtgtgtgtgtgtgtgtgtgtgtgtgtgtgtgtgtgtgtgtgtgtgtgtgtgtgtgtgtgtgtgtgtgtgtgtgtgtgtgtgtgtgtgtgtgtgtgtgtgtgtgtgtgtgtgtgtgtgtgtgtgtgtgtgtgtgtgtgtgtgtgtgtgtgtgtgtgtgtgtgtgtgtgtgtgtgtgtgtgtgtgtgtgtgtgtgtgtgtgtgtgtgtgtgtgtgtgtgtgtgtgtgtgtgtgtgtgtgtgtgtgtgtgtgtgtgtgtgtgtgtgtgtgtgtgtgtgtgtgtgtgtgtgtgtgtgtgtgtgtgtgtgtgtgtgtgtgtgtgtgtgtgtgtttgtgtgtttgtctggAAATGGCCAAACCGAGGACCATTGCCCCGGTGGCTTGCAATGAAGTTGTTGATTTAATTgcattttgattgtttgcgcTGGTGGCGCGAGTGGCGCGTTTTGTTAAGGCAGCTCCAGCCCAGCCCTATTTTTGCGCGTACTAGCTTACCGGCAAACGATTAAGCAGGGCAGTATCAATTTCATAATGCACTTAATTAAACGGAAAAACAGACAACGCAAAACCTCATCTTCCCGCTGCGTTTTTCACCTTTCCGGCATCACAACACGCTTTAcgtaaaagaaagaaaaaaacaccccgcCACGCGGTTTTCCCTCATTGGGGGTTTATGTTTAATGCTGCTCGAGGAAAGGGTGGAAAAATAGCCTGCATAAAAGGTGCGTGCGTGCCGATTATTACCACATTCTCGCGGCAGCCAAATGAATTTGTGTGAGGCAACGGTTTTGTGCAGGCGGATGttataaaatatgttaaattaaatttggAATTTTCGACTGGCTTGAAATTGAGCCCCGTGTTGATGAAGCGATGAAACGTAAAACATAATCATTTGAAACACGGGGGGAAACAGGCGCTCGACAGACCCACATACATATGAGCCTACGCTCGTATGAGAGAACGTATGGTTGGTAACGATTAAAGGAAAACGCCACCCCGAAGCTCCGTTACAAAAGATGTCCGATCAAGGATGCCCCTGAACAAGGCTAGAGGAAAGCGGGAAAGACactccgtgcgtgtgtgctgaGACCACACAACAGTCCGTGGTCGGTCGGTGACTGTGGTGCAAGAGCCGCCTAGCATCCGTCGGGGTGCGTTGCATCGTGCGCTCAAGTCGGCCAGCATTCACCAGCGTTGGTCTCTCGAGAGCCGGTCACGGAATGCAAGGTCACATCTGGTTCAGTTCCGCTGGGTTGTCTTGAAGTCGTGGGcacatttttttctgtatttgAGTTGCCTTTGCCTGCCAGGCTCTGTAGGACAAGTGCGTATGTGTGAGAGCGGGAGAGCGATTTGTTAAACGACAGCGCAATGATTGCCAAACGGGGTTTTTGGGGTGGAAATGTACCACTTTTAAAATTTCTAACCAAGAGAAGGTTTGCTAGACAACGGCTGCCAATGCTCCTTCGCCGCCTCACTTCAGCAGCAACTGCTGCTCCAAAATGAAGTCGTTTAAACGTTGCGTTGCTAAACTCGACTGCCGACCGACCACCGACGCGGGGCCCAAATAATTCATTCGTGCCGTGGCGAACCGATTTGGCAATTGTAGCCCAGACACTCTGTCCCTTCTGCGCAGATCGGCGCTGATCTGCGCCAAAATCGTGAGTTAATCAAAGCCGCGCACACTCGCTCACTGCCTCGTTCGATCGATTTCGAACGCAGCTCAGCTTTGATCGATCATGCGTTCTTTTATGAGTATTATTTACGTTTTTGTCAGGGGAAAATTTCGTCCTCACGTTCGCCACTCATTGGCCTGGCGAAGCAGCATAGCTCCCACAGCGATGGAAACTAGGCAGGCCAGGCATACCGAGGTCATTATCAAATGGTTACGATCGATGCTAAAAATTAGCAAACTCGAAACCCCTTGGCAGAGCATAAAAGCTGCGGCCTGCCTACataaatgagtttttttttacggtgCACGATTTGTTAAGTAATGCGTTTTATATCGTACACAGCAATTGACCGGTTCGCACTTCTCCCCAGGATTGGTACGGAATTGGCTGGGTGGCACAAACTACCTGTTTGCACCTGTACGTACAGAGAAGCAGTGCATGTTCTAGGGTTGCTTTGCGTGTGCGAAGGTGTTTGCACCTTCGCGAAGATTAGACAAAAAATGTCAATAATGTGAGCACTCCTTGACGATTCGGGCGGCTGGCTAATTACGGTACTAACCCCGCCGTATACACACACGTTTGCTGACACACTCTTGTCCAAGAAAacgatggggggggggggggggggtttcttCAACCGTTTGGCGGCAGTGATAGTAAACATATGCTGCAGGGCCTACAACGGTGAGAATGGTTATTAGCACCACGCACCACCGGCGGAGGAGATAAACCTTTTTTAAAACGAAATCGTTTATTGGCAATTAGAGAAAAAAGGACAGCAAATTGGCGTTGTTTACTGCTTGCTCACAATTTTACTgttgtgggtgggtgggaaTTGGCCGCAGGGGGAACGCGCCGTGTCCGGAAGGTGGGTCCGTGGGTGGGTTGGGTTTTGGAAGTCGTGATTTTGTCGTGCACCGCAGCTTAATTAGCGTGCGGCAGAACGGGCCGCCGCCGCACGTTTTGTGCATTGCCTCGAGGGGAGAGCGGAGTTTTCAAGTTTGGTTGCAGCGGAGAACGGTAATGCTATCGGGCTGCTGTTATGCTTTTGCGGGAGGCAATGGGGAAGCATGGGTAGATAAGTGTGTTGGAAGTTTGCTTGTACAAAGTGTTACAGCTTTGTTAGGGCGTACTATGAGCTAAAGACAACGACACGACACGACAAGATTACTTAAGAGAATcagaaatgtttaaaacaagTCTTTGTCAACCTTTTGTGGTTGTCCAACTATAAGCTAAAAGTCGTATGAAacattaacaaaacaaaacaaatgcctTTTTTTGACAAATCCTTAGAGGATTCTAGATGTGAGAACCACAATTCTCTTTAAATGTAATTAGAATAACAATCAACAATTTATATTTCAATCTGACTAACTTATCTCGGTAATGTCTCCATATCTATGCAGGGACATTGGAGGAGTTGATACAATTGTAGGGGATATTAAGATATCACTATCGTGCAGAGAATCAAACCCTTTTGCACAGATCAATTGAACATCCTGCGATGAATGTTGAGGTCGATTCTACCAATAAACAACGACACAGCAGACGAGATAGTAGACATGGTTGTGTCCGAGGTTGGTATGATCTGTTCTCAACAGACTGAGTTCATCAATTGCTTGCTAGACAAGAATGTCTATGTGAGCTTGCATTATGTCTCATTGATCTGAAAAATTCAGAATTCTCTATGTGTTGGTTAGTGAGTAGGATTCTGGAGAGCATCCACATAAGGTGTTGAATTGTGGCTCACTCTTACGAAGACACTCTTGCGAAGACACATTGGAGTATATTGAGGAACCTCAAAAAAAGTGTTTGATTGGAGAAGGGTTTTCTTCTTGACACATGGCGTAATTTTTCGACATGATAATCGCTGGAAACTTAACAACTAAAGTTGTCCAATCATGAACAAATATTCACAGcttcattttatttcgttttcacACACTTTGAAAAAACCTTAAAACCTTATCACTATAGAAACTTTACTAATACttaaacaacatcaaatttcgatAATTATTTTCTGCCACTAAATGGGTAACCTTTTGCGGTTTGTAAACACTCAACAGCACTTATTactattaatatttttcatcattgtagaacacttcaaaatTGCCCTTTTTCACACGCTTCTCCGAGTTCATTTCACGATACAGCAGAAGAATGATTGTGCTGGCAAATGTAAGTACCActgaaaagacaaaaaaacaccccgaTCACTTCAACTGCTTACTTACTCGGGATCGAACACTCACGCGTGGCAAAGATGAACGCAAAAATCCCAAACTGTCGCTCGCCCGTACCGGCCTCGAAAAGCATCCAATCGATATGGGCATGCCCCAGGAACCCGGTGGCAGCAACGAGAAAGCACAGAAAGGGCAGCAGATATTTGGCCTTTTCCTGCCAAATGCCCCAGAAAAATGCTCCCCCAATAACGAGATAGATGACGGACAGGATGACCACGAGCGTTATCTCCAGATTGTACGCTGGAAAGGGATGGGAAGCCATTGAGAATGGCAAGTGGCCCGAAACGAACCGTACACTCGTTCGGTATCTATACTCACCACTGTTTTCCGAAAAGCAAGGACTAGTTTGGTCGGAAAAGCTCAGCGACCGGCCGGCCATAGTGAGCAGGTACAGGCTGCAGGCAGTCGTACCGCTTCCGGCCAGGTACGCAATCAGCTTCTTCTCCTCGTAGGAAATGTGCAACCAGGCGGGAACTTGCAGCGGCCGCATACTGAAGGGAACTGAgtgcagtttttttgtgtgtatgatgCCGTTACCGCCGGCAATGTTTATGTCAATCAAGCGCGTGAGCACAATTTGATTAGAGATTATCAGTGGTTTGAGGCGCGGATTCGCTTATCAATGTGAGACTCGCTACGGTTTGTTTGCAGAACTCAGGGTGTTGAGTCAGACAAAACActgctaatgtgtgtgtgtgtgtgtgtgtgtgtatttgtgtgaatgtttttgtGATGTTTAGAATGATTTTACGCCGTACATTCAAGAGTCGTACAGATCAAGCAAAAAGACGcgagtaaaacaataaataataatcgGGGGATTTTTCAATTAGATCCTATGACTTTCTTACGAAtcttgatttatttattgattttggttttgattttgattttggaaGATTATTTCTTCCATTTAATTTTGATTCAAATTCGAGCACAATATTGCGAAATGAAGTTACGCACACTTTCTCTCGAACAAATGCATGCGAAACGCACGAGAAAGTAGCGCTCGCTATTGATTAGAAAGTGCATCTAGCGCAAAGCCCCTGGAAGCATACGGGGAATGACAATTATTGTCATTGCGCAATGATGCATCACATTTCGGCAGCTCGTTAAAATCACAGCACCTTCCGGGAGAAATTAAACTTTTACGACCAGTTTGGCTAACTGTTGAGCTGCATCTTGGAGAAGCAACGGCTAAGAAAACTAGCTCAACGATCGCTCCCAAAAGCGGCATGCGACACGCTCCTATTGCGAGTTGCCATAAAATGGCATTTAAAACGGAATCTATCGGCAATTTTATGACACTGCCAAAACGGCACCCGAATCCCGGAGGATCCAGAGTGAAAAGCTTCACATGCCCACGGGTCGTTACGATTACGGTTTCGCACGTCGTTCCGTTCCTTCACCTCAGCGACTGTTTCGCTGCGATTATCTCATTGGCAGTAGCATAATCACAAAGTAAACAGACTGCAGTAACGCGATTGGGATCCAGCTCTTTGCCTTCCGCACACGGGTGTACCGATGATAATGAAGTAGTTGAACAGCGACGGCCTACAGAAAGGCTGAACCCAAAACTATTCGGCACAACAACAGGGGTTTCAATGCCGTAGCAGAGGCTAATGTGCCTACAATTCATGTCCAACGCCATTCGATTAATGATTTACGACTCTCCGCGCTCTGAACCGTGCGTTTCGGATGCACACCCCAAAATATATGAAACCCTCCCTCCAAAAAAATGCGCCCCATCGTGAGGAGGGGTTCGAGTATCGAGGTTCTTTTTCTGGCGGTTGACACATGAATGGCCGCTCCTTTGGGCGATTGATTTACGATCGCTCGCTGGTCAAGTACAAGTCACTCATGACTACCTCCGGGGCAGTCGCGTTTGGGAAGGTGGCGTCCACTCTCTAATTGTTGGTGTTATAATGAAGTTTGGGTGGTTTTTTGGGtgagctctttttttttgggctttCGAGCCTcgcctgcgtgtgtgtgtgtgtgtgcctcgaGCTTGaggtcctcctcctccccgcTCAAAGATATTATTAAAGTGATTAGTCACACATTGTGGGTTCTCACCCGCACGGTTGCGCGTTGTTTGTTCTGGATAGGTTGCCGCGTGTTGCCCTTTTTGTGCCCCACACAACTGGTAGCACACTTTTACGTGATTTATTTCTCAACACTAATTACTATTGTCTTCTACGGGAGACGTTTTCTGCTAGGCAAAGTGGAGCACCAGGtgaatgtgtgtctgtgcgatACCTCTTTCACGCTCCATCTCGTCGCTATTGCCCAAGCAGGCTGGGCCTTTTTCCCTACTTTGCACAAAGTAACGATCGGCAGCACATTCCGCGCCAGTTATGGCCATTCGCGTCGCGCCAATGGGATCGGCCGATCGATGGACAGCTGATTTGCAAATCGTTATGACTTTCCCTTACGCATACGTGATCGATCGGTATGGGGtgagggagcgagagagagggggagtgATGAGGTAGCCAAAGAGAGTGTTCAGGGGCCGGAGATCCAGTTCGCGCCATTTAGGGTTGTTTTAGATTAATCAAAATTTCTCACATTCTTGTCGATGGCAGGCAAGCACGGGGAGAAAATGGAACACTCTGTGACACTCTCATCCGATTTGTCCCACTAACCACCGCTTCGAGTGtatatgagtgtgtgtgtgtgtgtgtgtgtgtgtgtgtgtatatcaCATGTAGGGAGAGAATAGGCAGATTAGTGACATAATAATGTCATGATTACATACTCCGTTACAGCGTCGTCGCTGCCCCTCAATCTTTGGTTTTGCAACGATCATCGAAGAGGAGAACGATCCGGATCGATCGGTAATCGGCTCGCCGAAAGAATATCGTTCCAACAATAccgggaaaagaaaagcaccaGCAAGCCATCTGGTGCACGTAAGCCATCATCCAAGCGAGACACGTTTAAGCTACTCCGTGTGCTTTTACCCGTGCCCGTCGGCGGACCAGGCCCTGCACACAACAGTTCGGTTCCGGATCTTCGTACTTTGCGCGAACAGTCAATGATGCGTGGCAAGTGGGTCGGTTGAGCAGGCAAACTTTCCGGcaaggggtgtgtgtgtgtctatgtgagTGAGAGGGTCCGGCCTCCTCTGGTATGTTAAGGTCACAGCGTCGATCGTCCGGCGGGGCTTTCGGTGCAGTCCGAAAGCATGGCTAAGGACGCAGCCAACAGCTAACGGTCGGTTCGATCGATGGATATCGGTGGATTGGGACCGGAACCGAGGGTGTCCGTTGCACTTGAAAATTTagtgagataaaaaaaaccgtcgAAGAAGTTTGGTCTTGAATGCAGGTGCGGCAAGGCGTTGATGTACTAGGTCACGCGTGAAAGACATTCATTGATTCTGAAGGTTACTGTTTTCTGTAATTTCTTTCGATCCGTTTCTTCAATGCCTATGATTCCACGGCAGTATTTTGAATTCAAGAAATGTTACCCCAAACCTTGGTTTCGGGCAATATGCATTAGAAAATTTCATGACTGAAGCAGAAATCAATAGTAGCTTTGGAAAGTTTTTGACAATAATTTCTCCTCCTTCATGGATATCCCcaaacatttgatttttgaaAGCAATTCTTCAGAGAATTCTGAGATATAGTACTTCGGAGTAGGAATTATGTGCTTAATTAGCTTTCTGATATCCATTCTGTTTTTAAGTGCTGAAAACATTGAGGAAATAATACGAGAAGATGTTAGAAGTGTCATGGAAATTCAAGAATCCATTCAAAATTATGTGTACGTGGCACAGCTAACCAAAATCTATAAATggaataaaatgttaaatgcTATAGCAGAACAATGAGTATTCTGATCTTCTAGGTTTACATTGTACGATAGTAATTGAATAAGACATGATAAGATTAATGACGTCATGCATTCTTTTTCCTGATTTGTGGTATAGTCAGATCGTTAAAACGGGAATAGAAGGATATCGTGCTACTTCTATTATGTTTATATTTCACTAACACCTCTGTAACTGGAACTCGGAACTTGAAAGCTACAGTTACTTATTGGTATATTGATTTTGATTGAGACCTCATGTTTGGTACTTGTTTATTGATAACATCCCATCTACGTGACCATAAACCTGCAAGTGAATTGTCCTCAGAGGTTTGCCGAGTGAACAAGTTTGCTTGATATGCAGTTATCCGGTTtacaaaacatcaacattcCGAGAGCAACAGTTGAATCAAATCCACACATATTTCTTCTGCATGCATCTACAATGAATTGGACTCAACTTTCACAACGCCCTGAACTTCTTAAAGATGGCTTATAGCTCGATTGTACAGTTGCAATAAAGTGGTATCTCCCACATTGTCACCGCTTTATACAATATTTGCGTAATGTGTAGCCAATCAACGCAATAAACCCATTAACAATTGCTCAAACAAACACGAACGACATGACCGTATATACAATACTTCACACCCTCCTAAGCGCACAGGAAACAGTTGCCACTTTGGAAACAGATATTGCACACGATCTAATCAAATCACACTTTCTAACAGACCACCTCAACCTTGTCGTGAAatcgattttccattttcaagcCCGTCATCGTCAAGAACCGAACCGGGCCCGTTCTGTGCCCGTAGTTGCGGC comes from the Anopheles coluzzii chromosome 2, AcolN3, whole genome shotgun sequence genome and includes:
- the LOC120949606 gene encoding uncharacterized protein LOC120949606 → MRPLQVPAWLHISYEEKKLIAYLAGSGTTACSLYLLTMAGRSLSFSDQTSPCFSENSAYNLEITLVVILSVIYLVIGGAFFWGIWQEKAKYLLPFLCFLVAATGFLGHAHIDWMLFEAGTGERQFGIFAFIFATLVLTFASTIILLLYREMNSEKRVKKGNFEVFYNDEKY